In a genomic window of Cyprinus carpio isolate SPL01 chromosome A10, ASM1834038v1, whole genome shotgun sequence:
- the LOC109085759 gene encoding protein mono-ADP-ribosyltransferase PARP14-like — MDEYPVLVEGDWEPEQAKSVNNKLQIYFQSKKKSQGGDCVVQYDDKSNSATILFKSSDSRDGVLSKAEHNITIDNQKIKLKVYKPSDAEEQTDSTGQQGEQACGYQEPNHSAPQTDVDVKKPQESSAVVLENLPDDIKQDVLSLFVENISSLSENDFSIELIPELRKAVVTFKNPSAAEKFLQDSVTHEKFKKNNLRARALERSTSVRVENLPDEANNNKMLLELYFEKWGGPVEEVITIPSEQAAIIIFKEEEAKERVLKQENNICEVTVKIYPYFKSLDTVLYGGKRPHLKLPEPDTVSVHPAIREFILKKGQISSIKDQMSSHFCQINMDKPEVFLSPDPALLKQKGVTRGHIDGWNKNAIDAFKKIISNYTTSEWPVSHALWFNVESDIRKVVKDQVFTDLDASKGVLTLAGMTHEITGLKPIMEKILERATNQIEREKKSVTDFMEISPAMYSLLEQDGLKSATAVSPHLHIDYNKKMNRLDLSGLHEEILMFKNWALEKKINMKQKPLQIDHSVLDFLRSVDCDEMSTDLFISHGITAVYTIENGVVVSGSTERALAEAEKRINTVLTTKDLIIGDQGVLQMPEWHDLKKQLQESFSTSKKTSVIILLSKQRDKVMVTGFREPVMEVSQDLGHFIEKHTRIEETVRVKSHAVVEFIKDRKLQDWEKIIKSDEVKVRFDPKRPWIKLSGERTFVQPALTLFKRLADPLYTDTLIIKKAGAKKYFMEQGKMLFSMLLKEKRFVVVLQEDDMLEEEVDEFTEGSFGDIDQVSCEVRMPGGVTVTVRKADICKLHVDAVVNAANEDLKHIGGLALALLQAAGPSLQQNCDLHTKANGPLKPGDAIITAAGSLPCKYVVHAVGPRFSDSDRSTTVQRLRRAVRESLNQVTTRNCSSIAIPVISSGIFGCPLDLCTESIAKEVHEYIEYHSHRGSNSTLTEIQLVDNIGSTVNAMSQAVRKEFAAYNPKMTFPHQPKPHGHSDYGQDYRENVKGNYGQINQEFEVAKHRGNRDFENKAHWRTETSSYGDRSAKSERLSVLETKTTQNGLKIILSKGNIQDAHADVIVNTISEDLDLSKGAVSKALLQAAGHHLQSEINRAAHSDSVNYGDMVVTDGFKLKCSKVFHVVCPFWNGGQDSAEMVLNRVIRDCLRTAETQGMASISFPAIGTGNLGFPKDLVARIMLTEVQKCNFRNLREVTVIVHPSDKESIECFTSVFRRGTQGPVTKGAHRHVMPKIFAKSAQNSELIGKVSSPSLGVHTMQLGQVILEVSSGDITKEKTDAIVNSSNQKFSLKAGVSKAILDAAGVQVEQECSQIVALSNIQQTEIVTSAGRLPCGNIIHVIGRNSPSEIKDVVLSVLKLCESRQITSVAFPALGTGQGGVNPADVADAMVDAVVDFVKKKKPAHVRLVKFLIFQTNMVADFHQSMVRRSGEKVEEDKGLLTRIKDFFWWGSSDSPANEEFVMVGEEIEPAVFQLCGETPKDLSEAKDMINSMILQEHMTIPIHDPVIAHFTKEDVETLNAMQRELTISVRLEKKGQDSVITLEGLTRDVHTADSRIRDMIRKVERNENRRRQAFIISSVVNWQYQENGRSLKTFDMLTNYDLEQAYQNKQPSLRIKINNDEYEADLVRKVATRGKLMIELNRVNLEDAAQSALPSHWEDMKGQAVVLVKLRAGSKEYAEVETEFTSTGLSSNSIITIERVQNSALWRNYMIKKEELEDKNKHKNNEKRLFHGTGPDNIDQINNNGFNRSFAGMHAAMYGNGTYFAVDPNYSAQGYSAPDANGHKRMYLARVLVGDFTQGKRGLPVPPAKRSNSADLYNSVTDNMSNPTMFVIFNDVQAYPEYLITFQ, encoded by the exons ATGGACGAATATCCCGTCCTTGTAGAGGGAGACTGGGAGCCTGAACAAGCTAAAAGTGTGAATAATAAACTTCAGATTTACTTTCAGAGTAAGAAGAAATCTCAAGGAGGGGACTGCGTCGTGCAATATGATGACAAGAGCAACTCTGCTACGATTCTGTTCAAATCGTCTGACA GCCGAGATGGCGTGCTCTCCAAGGCAGAACACAATATTACCATTGACAATCAGAAAATCAAGTTGAAAGTGTACAAACCCAGCGATGCAGAGGAACAGACAGACAGCACTGGACAACAA GGGGAGCAGGCATGTGGATATCAGGAACCAA ATCACAGTGCCCCGCAGACTGATGTGGATGTGAAGAAGCCCCAAGAGTCAAGTGCTGTGGTCCTGGAGAACCTTCCAGATGATATTAAGCAAGATGTTTTAAGTCTTTTCGTGGAGAACATCAGCAGTCTTTCTGAAAATGACTTTAGCATAGAATTAATACCAGAGTTAAGAAAAGCAGTCGTGACCTTTAAAAATCCCAGTG CTGCAGAAAAGTTCCTTCAGGACAGCGTGACGCATGAAAAGTTCAAGAAGAATAATCTGAGGGCCCGTGCACTGGAGAGAAGCACAAGTGTGCGAGTGGAGAATCTTCCAGATGAGGCCAACAACAACAAGATGCTGCTGGAACTGTATTTTGAGAAATGGGGCGGTCCAGTAGAGGAAGTTATCACAATTCCATCAGAACAAGCAGCCATTATTATCTTTAAGGAAGAAGAAG CCAAAGAGAGAGTTTTGAAGCAAGAGAATAATATCTgtgaagttacagtaaagataTATCCCTACTTCAAATCACTTGATACTGTCTTATATGGTGGCAAAAGACCACATTTGAAGCTGCCTGAACCAGATACAGTCAGTGTACATCCTGCCATCAGGGAGTTCATCCTAAAGAAAGGCCAGATTTCCTCTATTAAAGATCAGATGAGCTCACACTTCTGCCAAATAAACATGGACAAACCTGAAGTTTTTCTCAGTCCTGATCCAGCATTACTGAAACAGAAGGGAGTTACCAGAGGACACATTGATGGCTGGAATAAGAATGCAATTGATGCCTTCAAGAAAATAATCTCAAACTACACAACATCTGAGTGGCCGGTGTCACACGCCTTGTGGTTTAATGTGGAAAGTGATATTAGGAAAGTAGTGAAAGATCAGGTTTTTACAGATTTGGATGCCTCTAAAGGGGTGCTGACACTGGCAGGAATGACCCATGAGATAACTGGACTGAAACCCATCATGGAGAAAATTTTAGAGAGAGCAACAAAtcaaatagagagagaaaagaagagtgTGACAGACTTCATGGAGATTTCTCCTGCCATGTACTCTCTGCTTGAACAAGATGGCCTGAAAAGTGCTACAGCTGTTTCCCCACATCTGCACATTgactacaacaaaaaaatgaaccgATTAGATTTATCAGGTCTTCATGAAGAAATTCTCATGTTCAAGAATTGGGCCcttgagaagaaaataaatatgaaacagaAGCCCTTACAGATTGACCATTCAGTTCTGGATTTCCTGAGATCAGTGGATTGTGATGAAATGTCCACAGATCTCTTCATATCTCATGGAATAACTGCTGTCTATACAATCGAAAATGGAGTTGTTGTGAGTGGAAGCACAGAAAGAGCACTTGCTGAGGCAGAGAAGAGGATAAATACAGTTCTCACAACCAAAGACCTAATTATAGGAGATCAGGGTGTCCTTCAAATGCCAGAGTGGCATGATCTCAAAAAACAATTGCAAGAATCGTTCAGTACTTCCAAAAAGACATCTGTGATTATACTTTTATCTAAACAGAGAGACAAAGTAATGGTGACTGGGTTCAGAGAACCAGTGATGGAGGTCAGTCAGGACTTAGGACATTTCATTGAGAAACACACTAGAATTGAAGAAACTGTTCGTGTCAAATCACATGCCGTGGTTGAGTTCATAAAAGACAGAAAATTACAAGACTGGGAGAAAATTATTAAGTCTGATGAGGTGAAAGTGAGATTTGATCCAAAGAGACCCTGGATCAAATTGTCTGGAGAGCGTACATTTGTCCAGCCAGCTTTGACTCTCTTTAAAAGGTTGGCAGATCCTCTCTACACAGACACACTAATCATTAAAAAGGCAGGAGCAAAGAAGTACTTCATGGAGCAGGGTAAAATGTTGTTCTCAATGCTGTTAAAGGAAAAAAGATTTGTTGTGGTTCTTCAGGAAGATGACATGCTGGAAGAGGAGGTAGATGAATTTACCGAAGGTAGTTTTGGAGATATTGACCAGGTCTCTTGTGAGGTTCGAATGCCAGGTGGAGTAACTGTTACTGTCAGGAAGGCAGACATTTGCAAGCTTCATGTTGATGCTGTGGTCAATGCTGCTAATGAGGATCTGAAGCACATCGGTGGTTTAGCTTTAGCACTTCTCCAAGCTGCTGGACCAAGTCTGCAGCAAAACTGTGACCTACACACAAAAGCAAATGGACCTCTGAAGCCTGGAGATGCCATCATCACTGCCGCTGGTAGTCTTCCCTGTAAATACGTAGTGCATGCTGTTGGACCTCGCTTCAGTGATTCAGACAGAAGTACCACTGTTCAACGCCTGAGACGTGCTGTTAGGGAAAGTCTGAATCAGGTGACAACCAGAAACTGCTCCTCTATTGCAATTCCAGTTATTAGCTCAGGGATATTTGGTTGTCCTCTCGACCTTTGCACTGAATCAATTGCCAAGGAGGTGCATGAGTACATCGAATATCATAGCCACAGAGGCTCCAATAGCACATTAACTGAAATTCAGTTGGTTGACAATATTGGCAGCACTGTGAATGCCATGAGTCAAGCTGTCAGAAAGGAGTTTGCGGCTTATAACCCCAAAATGACTTTCCCTCATCAACCCAAACCCCATGGGCATAGTGACTATGGACAAGACTATCGTGAAAATGTTAAGGGAAACTATGGCCAAATAAACCAAGAGTTTGAAGTTGCCAAACACCGTGGTAATAGAGATTTTGAAAACAAAGCACACTGGAGAACAGAAACCTCAAGCTATGGTGACAGATCAGCTAAATCTGAAAGGTTAAGTGTTCTTGAGACCAAAACTACGCAAAATGGACTTAAAATCATTCTGAGTAAAGGGAACATCCAGGATGCACAT GCTGATGTCATTGTAAACACTATATCGGAAGACTTGGACCTCAGTAAAGGTGCCGTCTCCAAAGCACTCCTTCAGGCTGCTGGTCATCATCTCCAGTCAGAAATCAACAGAGCTGCTCACTCAGACAGTGTGAATTATGGTGATATGGTCGTCACAGATGgttttaaactgaaatgttcCAAAGTCTTCCATGTAGTTTGCCCATTTTGGAATGGTGGACAAGACTCAGCAGAAATG gtaCTCAATCGGGTGATTAGAGATTGCCTGAGAACAGCAGAAACACAGGGAATGGCTTCAATCTCCTTCCCAGCTATTGGGACTGGGAATCTTGGCTTTCCTAAAGATCTGGTGGCCAGAATCATGCTGACAGAAGTCCAGAAATGTAATTTCAGAAACCTTCGAGAGGTAACTGTGATTGTTCACCCTTCTGACAAGGAAAGTATAGAG TGCTTTACCAGCGTCTTTAGACGTGGGACTCAGGGTCCCGTCACAAAAGGAGCACATCGACATGTCATGCCTAAAATTTTTGCCAAATCAGCTCAGAACTCTG AGCTCATTGGCAAagtctcctctccctctctcggGGTGCACACTATGCAGCTGGGTCAAGTGATTCTGGAGGTTTCATCAGGAGACATAACTAAAGAAAAAACTGATGCCATTGTCAACTCCTCAAATCAGAAATTTTCTCTGAAAGCAG GAGTATCCAAGGCCATTTTAGATGCTGCTGGAGTACAAGTTGAACAAGAATGTTCACAGATTG TGGCATTATCAAATATACAGCAAACAGAGATTGTGACTTCAGCCGGGCGGCTTCCATGTGGAAACATCATCCATGTTATTGGACGTAATAGTCCATCTGAAATTAAGGATGTTGTTTTGTCTGTTCTGAAGTTATGTGAGTCACGCCAGATTACTTCTGTTGCCTTCCCAGCTCTTGGCACTG GTCAGGGAGGTGTAAATCCAGCTGATGTTGCGGATGCAATGGTTGATGCAGTTGTCgattttgtaaagaaaaagaaaccagCGCATGTAAGGCTTGTGAAGTTTCTTATATTCCAGACAAACATGGTGGCAGACTTCCACCAAAGCATGGTCAGAAGATCTGGTGAGAAAGTAGAAGAGGATAAAGGTTTGCTTACCAGAATTAAAG ACTTCTTCTGGTGGGGAAGTTCAGACTCTCCTGCAAATGAAGAGTTTGTGATGGTTGGTGAAGAAATTGAGCCAGCTGTGTTTCAACTGTGTGGAGAGACACCAAAGGACCTGAGTGAAGCCAAGGACATGATCAACAGCATGATATTACAGGAGCATATGACCATCCCAATCCATGATCCAGTCATTGCTCATTTCACCAAAGAGGATGTAGAAACACTGAACGCCATGCAGAGGGAGCTCACAATCAGTGTCCGGCTTGAGAAGAAAGGCCAAGACTCTGTCATCACACTGGAGGGCCTGACAAGAGACGTTCATACTGCAGACAGTCGTATTCGGGACATGATCAGAAAGGTGGAAAGGAATGAAAACCGAAGGCGTCAGGCTTTTATAATTAGCAGTGTGGTTAACTGGCAATATCAGGAGAATGGACGCAGCCTCAAAACCTTTGATATGTTGACCAATTATGACTTGGAGCAGGCATATCAGAACAAACAGCCTTCACTAAGAATCAAGATTAATAATGATGAATATGAGGCTGATTTAGTTCGCAAAGTTGCCACAAGAGGGAAACTGATGATTGAACTGAACAGAGTAAATCTGGAAG ATGCAGCTCAAAGTGCTTTGCCTTCACACTGGGAGGACATGAAAGGACAGGCAGTTGTTCTTGTAAAACTCAGAGCAGGCTCAAAGGAATATGCAGAAGTGGAGACAGAGTTCACAAGCACTGGATTATCCAGTAACAGCATCATTACA ATTGAAAGAGTCCAGAACAGTGCACTTTGGAGAAATTATATGATCAAAAAGGAGGAACTGGAAGacaaaaacaagcacaaaaacaatgaaaagcgTCTCTTCCATGGCACTGGCCCTGATAATATAGATCAGATCAACAATAATGGCTTCAATCGCAGCTTCGCTGGCATGCATG CAGCCATGTATGGGAATGGAACATATTTTGCTGTGGACCCCAATTACTCAGCCCAAGGCTACTCTGCACCTGATGCCAATGGACACAAACGCATGTACCTTGCCAGGGTGCTTGTTGGTGATTTCACTCAAGGAAAAAGAGGCCTTCCTGTTCCCCCTGCAAAGAGGTCCAATAGTGCTGATCTCTATAACAGTGTGACTGACAACATGAGCAACCCAACCATGTTTGTGATCTTCAACGATGTACAGGCTTATCCAGAATACCTAATCACCTTCCAGTAA